A single window of Malus sylvestris chromosome 5, drMalSylv7.2, whole genome shotgun sequence DNA harbors:
- the LOC126622546 gene encoding secreted RxLR effector protein 161-like, with protein MYAQVCTRPDIPFALSLLGRYQSNPGHAYWIVAKKVLRYLQKTKDYKLVYRRSDKLELLGYYDSDFAGCQDSLKSTSSYIFMMAGGAISWKSMKHKNVATSTMMAEYMACYEATSQAVWIGKFIEGMRVLHIVTNPLKIFCDSTAAIFYSKNNKRSSGTKHMHIKYKLVREKIKQGFIKISYIHTESMLADPLNKPLPVMSFKKHVENMGLISNLDMLS; from the coding sequence ATGTATGCACAAGTATGCACAAGACCTGACATTCCTTTTGCATTAAGCTTGTTGGGGAGATATCAATCGAACCCTGGACATGCCTATTGGATTGTAGCAAAGAAGGTGCTCAGGTATTTGCAGAAAACCAAAGACTATAAACTGGTATACAGGAGAAGTGATAAGCTCGAGTTGCTTGGCTACTATGATTCAGATTTTGCGGGATGTCAAGACTCACTGAAATCTACCTCTAGCTACATTTTTATGATGGCAGGAGGAGCAATCTCGTGGAAAAGTATGAAACATAAAAATGTAGCTACCTCTACTATGATGGCTGAATATATGGCTTGTTACGAAGCAACTTCTCAAGCGGTTTGGATTGGAAAGTTTATAGAGGGTATGAGGGTCCTCCATATTGTCACAAATCCGTTGAAGATATTTTGTGACAGTACTGCTGCAATTTTCTACTCCAAGAACAACAAGAGATCTTCTGGGACTAAGCACATGCATATCAAGTATAAGTTGGTTAGGGAAAAGATTAAGCAAGGGTTCATAAAGATTAGCTATATACATACTGAATCAATGCTTGCGGATCCCTTGAACAAGCCACTTCCAGTCATGTCTTTCAAGAAGCACGTAGAAAACATGGGATTGATCTCGAACTTAGATATGTTGAGTTAA